AAAAGACTGGAAATGAAGAAGATACATACTTTACACTTTATCATGTACTTTCAAATGAAAGAGCCTCTAATATTGACATCGAGTTAGATTGGGATGAAGATGACGAAGAAGGATTGAAAAAAATGTTACCAAGGTTATGGGAAAAGTACGGGGAAGATCCAATTGAATGGTAGATGAATATTAGGACTCTGTTTAACAAATAAACAGAGTCCTTTTTTCATAGGATTCTTATTTAAACTCCCTTTATTTCACGCCACTTATCTAATAGTACCTGTTCTCTCTCAATTTCAATACCTGCTTTTAATTCCCTATCTTTCATATCTCTCATCCATACATATACATCTGTAACCGTATTTTCTAAACTTCTAAAAGTAAGCCCTTCTTTCACGGCACTATCGATACTAATAGAAAATCCACCTTTCCATGGCTTCGTTTCACCTTCTAAAGGAAAAGTTTCTGGAATCCATAAAGGCATCTCTGTCCATGGCTCTACTTTATGTTCCTTCATAAATGATTCATCTATCCAAACGAATTCAGCATCGCTATTCATAACCTTTTTACACGTGTTTAATAGCTCTTCCATCGTCATTTCATAATTCGGACCTGTTATATTGAATGTGCCTACTTTATTATTTTCTGCCATGTTTAGTCCAAAGCTAGCGACATCTTTTATATCCACTAATTGCACTGGACGATCCTTTCTTCCTGGCACTAACACATTACCGCCCTTTGCTACGCGCTGAATCCAGTATGGAAGTCGATCTGTATAATCAAATATTCCTGATAGAAGTCCTGCTCTTACATGTAAAACACGACCCGGCCAATACTTCTCTGCTTCTTTTTCACATAACACTTTAAGCGCACCATAATGCTCAAAAGGAGATATTTCACCATTCTCTACAGC
This genomic interval from Bacillus cereus contains the following:
- a CDS encoding SDR family oxidoreductase, producing MKILILGGTRFLGRAFVDEALKRGHEVTLFNRGTNKEIFPEVEQLIGDRNGDVLSLENRKWDVVVDTCGFSPHHIRNVGEVLKDNIEHYIFISSLSVYKDWIPHHIKEDYTLQPEPPADQIKAVENGEISPFEHYGALKVLCEKEAEKYWPGRVLHVRAGLLSGIFDYTDRLPYWIQRVAKGGNVLVPGRKDRPVQLVDIKDVASFGLNMAENNKVGTFNITGPNYEMTMEELLNTCKKVMNSDAEFVWIDESFMKEHKVEPWTEMPLWIPETFPLEGETKPWKGGFSISIDSAVKEGLTFRSLENTVTDVYVWMRDMKDRELKAGIEIEREQVLLDKWREIKGV